One window from the genome of Leucobacter aridicollis encodes:
- a CDS encoding dihydrofolate reductase family protein: MSRLIYYVASSLDGFIADEHDSLDWLLSQEQTPGGGNDYEAFIANVGAIAMGSTTYEWVLAHGGWSYDMPAWVLTTRGLTAPASPGAGGAADVRFARGDVREVHDAMRDAAGGKDLWVVGGGDLAGQFSDAGLLDEVHISIAPVTLGSGRPLLPRRLDLDLIEHGTNGAFLTARHSVRRRGDSSRSR; this comes from the coding sequence ATGTCTCGCCTGATCTACTACGTCGCCTCTTCGCTCGACGGTTTCATCGCCGACGAGCACGATTCGCTCGACTGGCTGCTGTCGCAAGAACAGACGCCTGGTGGGGGAAACGACTACGAAGCGTTCATTGCGAACGTCGGCGCGATCGCAATGGGGTCAACCACCTACGAATGGGTGCTCGCGCATGGCGGGTGGTCGTACGACATGCCGGCCTGGGTGCTCACAACACGCGGCCTCACCGCGCCGGCATCGCCAGGCGCAGGTGGTGCCGCGGACGTGCGTTTTGCTCGCGGGGATGTTCGGGAGGTCCACGACGCGATGCGAGACGCCGCCGGCGGCAAAGATCTCTGGGTGGTGGGTGGCGGCGACCTTGCGGGTCAATTCTCGGACGCTGGCCTCCTCGACGAGGTTCATATTTCAATCGCACCTGTGACGCTCGGAAGCGGGCGACCGTTGCTTCCGCGCCGCCTCGACCTCGATCTCATCGAGCATGGCACGAACGGAGCCTTTCTTACGGCCCGCCACAGCGTGCGGCGCAGAGGGGACTCTTCGCGCAGCAGGTAA
- a CDS encoding helix-turn-helix transcriptional regulator gives MTTSEPDRLRELLDAVLDESNPTLDDMAGAAHASRFHFARTVSEAAGESPAALRRRVLLERAAWQLRGGASVIDAAITAGYDSAEGFSRAYSKAFGHPPSAQGAGHWLPSANGIHFHPPMAIWIEGHGGQTNPLLEQQLLHDVDDSAALLAFAAALPPEVTTRPQRPGQRVLDWAGDETSIAAVLAGLVFAKETWLAVLDGRTAPAPVELDSPRVLAELVARHDVASEAWIARVRQISRTGDWQARVIDALCVPPESFQLSGVVAHVLHYAAHRRELARGMLAEHGLERDAGDPILWLRARRGEA, from the coding sequence ATGACGACTTCCGAGCCCGACCGCCTCCGCGAGCTCCTCGACGCCGTCCTCGATGAGTCGAACCCGACACTCGACGACATGGCCGGCGCCGCACACGCATCCCGGTTTCACTTCGCCCGAACGGTTTCTGAGGCCGCCGGTGAGTCGCCCGCGGCACTTCGCCGGCGCGTGCTTCTCGAACGGGCAGCCTGGCAGTTGCGGGGTGGAGCGAGCGTGATCGACGCGGCGATCACCGCAGGATACGACTCAGCCGAGGGCTTCAGTCGCGCGTACTCCAAAGCCTTCGGCCACCCGCCGAGCGCGCAGGGGGCTGGCCACTGGCTCCCAAGCGCGAACGGGATCCATTTCCACCCGCCGATGGCGATCTGGATCGAGGGGCACGGAGGCCAGACAAATCCGCTCCTTGAACAGCAACTGCTGCATGACGTCGACGACTCGGCCGCGCTCCTCGCCTTCGCGGCCGCACTGCCCCCAGAAGTCACGACTCGGCCGCAACGCCCGGGCCAGCGTGTGCTCGACTGGGCAGGCGACGAAACGAGCATCGCGGCGGTGCTCGCCGGGCTTGTCTTCGCGAAGGAGACGTGGCTTGCAGTGCTCGACGGGCGCACTGCTCCGGCACCTGTTGAGCTCGATTCGCCGCGCGTGCTCGCTGAGCTTGTCGCTCGGCACGACGTCGCGTCGGAGGCATGGATCGCAAGGGTGCGCCAGATCAGCCGCACAGGGGACTGGCAAGCCAGGGTGATCGACGCGCTGTGCGTCCCGCCGGAGAGCTTTCAGCTCAGCGGCGTCGTCGCCCACGTCTTGCACTACGCAGCACACCGACGGGAGCTCGCGCGCGGCATGCTCGCCGAACACGGTCTCGAACGCGACGCCGGTGATCCGATCCTCTGGCTGCGCGCCCGGCGCGGCGAAGCCTAG
- a CDS encoding AAA family ATPase, whose protein sequence is MTDSPSSLPMGPFDRVLIAGLTGSGKTTLARRLAGAWDLTHVELDSLYHGPDWVPRETFLDDVAKFASTERWVTEWQYTSKGAGGILEPRAQLAVWLDYPWRVARRRLIRRTVSRSVTRAELWNGNREGSLLRLFDRDPEKNILAWQRKTRNNWRERMPAALERNPHLTLVRLKSPAQTDAWVEGLRGRSPTSPR, encoded by the coding sequence ATGACAGACTCTCCCTCCTCGCTCCCGATGGGGCCGTTTGATCGCGTGCTCATCGCTGGCCTCACTGGCTCCGGCAAGACGACACTCGCCAGGCGTCTTGCCGGAGCATGGGACCTCACCCACGTCGAGCTCGATAGCCTCTACCACGGCCCCGATTGGGTGCCGAGAGAGACGTTTCTCGACGACGTCGCCAAGTTTGCTTCGACCGAGCGGTGGGTCACCGAGTGGCAATACACGAGCAAAGGAGCAGGCGGCATTCTTGAACCGCGCGCGCAGCTCGCCGTGTGGCTCGACTATCCATGGCGGGTGGCGCGCAGGAGGCTCATTCGGCGCACCGTCTCACGGAGCGTCACGCGCGCGGAACTGTGGAACGGCAACCGCGAGGGATCTCTTCTCCGCCTTTTCGACCGCGACCCCGAAAAGAACATCCTCGCCTGGCAGCGCAAGACGCGCAACAACTGGCGTGAGCGAATGCCCGCTGCACTGGAGCGAAACCCTCACTTGACCCTCGTGAGGCTTAAGTCGCCGGCACAGACTGACGCCTGGGTCGAAGGGCTGCGCGGCCGCTCCCCTACCAGCCCTCGGTGA
- a CDS encoding aminotransferase: protein MVQPSGGLVRPDVSEADATAIASDHYGVDVVARELGSNQDRNFVLEAADGSRTVLRVDHPVFEESAREAQHLALDAYRAAGVAVPSVLPGLNGDLVQRWGEFAVRRSEFVAGGSLVDCGYLAPVVIREFGALAAASVNALAGLSHEGLERSHMWDMRVAHEHTLKLATAITDEGLRERVLAAATEAQASLDLVAAELPVQAIHGDLTDDNVVGVVGDDSRVHPETVLDLGDLSYGWRIAELAVTLSSLLHHDAARPVRVLDAVSVFNESAPIAEPEARALWPLVVLRSALLVASGWRQLEIDGDNDYARDRIAGEQAIFDAATRFPQTEMTEQVLALLGFIGQPGGGGLQLQAAVAVAPPAAGEPQPPLRALLPDLSGEVVVLDPGVESDALDAGKWLATEIEQDLVDDAFVTGAAAAVFPYGVYRLTRAAIDAVDGAPTWPIGTEAWIAPGVATTVAAPVAGTVVTATTRGLLIDAGDGWFLSIDGAVPTVAAGSKVGTGDTVGELGASDDPRAIAVMLCRADAVSGLAPAILDIDGPAPGRAQFVAPERVAAWRRLTQDPAPLLSLAPLSQRDEAGDELARRAQIFASAQERYYESPMQIERGWRHHLVDTTGRTYVDMVNNVTGLGHGHPGVADAMSRQIRILNTNSRFLYRELAEYSERLLALLPADSELDTVLLVNSGSEAVDLALRLAQAATGRKTVVALREAYHGWTMASDAVTTSAYDNPYALENRPDWVHVADVPNRFRGTYRGEAGDATVGARYAADLGNDLDELARDGREVAAFICESVLGNAGGVLLPDGYLRDAYARVRAAGGLCIADEVQVGFGRMGSSFWGFEQSGVTPDIVTIAKPMGNGFPIGGVITSKKIADALASQGQFFSSAGGNPLSCRVGIAVLDAMRDEQLQQNAATVGERLASGFRELADRHDIVGPVHGEGLYLGVELVRDRATMEPATAEAAAICERLRELGVVVLTTSERSNVLKVKPPLTLSTESADFMVAQLDRVLTEGW from the coding sequence GTGGTGCAACCGAGTGGTGGCCTCGTTCGGCCTGACGTTTCCGAGGCTGACGCAACCGCGATAGCGAGCGATCACTACGGCGTTGACGTCGTGGCTCGTGAGCTCGGGAGTAACCAAGACCGAAACTTCGTTCTCGAGGCAGCGGACGGATCGCGCACTGTGCTGCGTGTCGACCACCCAGTATTCGAGGAGTCGGCACGTGAGGCTCAGCACCTCGCGCTCGACGCATACCGTGCAGCTGGTGTTGCCGTTCCCAGCGTGCTCCCAGGCCTCAACGGCGACCTCGTCCAGCGCTGGGGCGAGTTTGCCGTGCGCCGCAGCGAGTTTGTCGCGGGCGGGTCGCTTGTCGACTGCGGGTACCTCGCGCCAGTAGTGATCCGCGAGTTCGGGGCGCTCGCCGCTGCATCGGTGAACGCCCTCGCTGGGCTCTCGCACGAAGGGCTTGAGCGTTCGCACATGTGGGACATGCGTGTAGCTCACGAGCACACGTTGAAGCTCGCGACGGCAATCACTGACGAGGGGCTCCGCGAGCGAGTGCTCGCAGCAGCCACCGAGGCGCAGGCATCGCTTGATCTCGTCGCAGCCGAACTCCCTGTGCAGGCGATCCACGGGGACCTTACCGACGACAACGTCGTCGGTGTGGTGGGCGACGACTCACGCGTTCACCCCGAGACAGTGCTCGATCTTGGCGACCTCTCGTACGGCTGGCGCATCGCAGAGCTTGCAGTCACACTCTCGTCGCTGTTGCACCACGACGCCGCCCGCCCAGTCCGTGTGCTCGATGCCGTGAGCGTTTTCAACGAATCGGCGCCGATCGCCGAGCCCGAGGCGCGCGCCCTCTGGCCGCTCGTTGTGCTTCGCTCGGCGCTGCTCGTCGCGAGCGGCTGGCGCCAGCTTGAGATCGACGGAGACAACGATTACGCCCGGGATCGTATCGCGGGCGAGCAGGCGATCTTCGACGCTGCGACCCGCTTTCCGCAGACCGAGATGACTGAGCAGGTGCTCGCGCTTCTCGGCTTTATCGGACAGCCTGGCGGCGGCGGCCTCCAGCTGCAGGCGGCCGTCGCGGTAGCGCCTCCGGCGGCGGGCGAACCACAGCCACCGCTGCGTGCGCTGTTGCCTGACCTGTCAGGCGAGGTCGTCGTGCTCGACCCCGGTGTGGAATCCGACGCCCTCGACGCCGGGAAGTGGCTCGCCACTGAGATTGAGCAAGATCTCGTTGACGATGCGTTCGTCACCGGGGCGGCAGCCGCTGTGTTTCCATACGGTGTCTACAGGCTCACCCGGGCAGCGATCGACGCCGTCGATGGCGCTCCGACTTGGCCGATCGGCACCGAGGCGTGGATTGCACCGGGCGTCGCAACGACAGTTGCCGCACCTGTCGCAGGCACCGTCGTGACGGCGACCACTCGCGGGCTCCTCATCGACGCCGGCGATGGCTGGTTCCTCTCTATCGACGGCGCGGTTCCGACGGTTGCTGCGGGTTCGAAGGTCGGCACGGGCGACACCGTTGGCGAGCTCGGCGCATCTGACGACCCGCGTGCCATCGCGGTGATGCTGTGCCGTGCAGACGCGGTGTCGGGGCTCGCCCCCGCGATCCTCGATATTGACGGGCCAGCGCCTGGCCGCGCACAGTTCGTCGCGCCGGAGCGTGTCGCTGCTTGGCGGCGCCTCACGCAGGATCCTGCCCCGCTGCTCTCGCTCGCGCCCCTTTCGCAGCGCGATGAGGCAGGCGACGAACTGGCTCGCCGGGCGCAGATCTTCGCGAGCGCGCAGGAGCGCTACTACGAGAGCCCGATGCAGATCGAGCGCGGTTGGCGGCATCACCTTGTCGACACGACCGGGCGCACATACGTCGACATGGTGAACAACGTGACCGGTCTCGGCCACGGCCACCCGGGCGTGGCCGACGCGATGAGCCGTCAAATCAGGATCCTGAACACGAACTCCCGCTTCCTGTACCGCGAGCTCGCCGAGTACAGCGAGCGACTCCTTGCGCTCCTCCCAGCGGACTCGGAACTCGACACTGTGCTGCTCGTGAACAGCGGCTCCGAGGCGGTCGACCTGGCGCTCCGCCTCGCCCAAGCCGCGACAGGCCGCAAGACCGTTGTTGCGCTGCGCGAGGCCTACCACGGCTGGACTATGGCGAGCGACGCGGTCACCACGAGCGCCTACGACAACCCATACGCGCTTGAAAACCGCCCTGACTGGGTGCACGTCGCCGACGTGCCGAATCGTTTCCGCGGCACGTACCGCGGCGAGGCCGGGGACGCTACGGTCGGGGCTCGGTACGCCGCTGACCTCGGGAACGACCTCGACGAGCTCGCGCGTGACGGGCGAGAGGTCGCAGCCTTCATCTGCGAGTCAGTGCTTGGCAATGCCGGCGGCGTGCTGCTGCCAGACGGTTACCTGCGCGACGCGTACGCGCGAGTGCGTGCGGCGGGCGGGCTCTGCATTGCGGATGAAGTGCAGGTTGGCTTTGGCCGAATGGGCTCATCGTTCTGGGGCTTCGAGCAGTCAGGCGTCACCCCAGACATTGTGACGATCGCCAAGCCCATGGGCAACGGCTTCCCGATCGGTGGCGTCATCACCTCAAAGAAGATCGCCGACGCGCTTGCGAGTCAGGGGCAGTTCTTCTCGTCGGCTGGCGGCAACCCGCTGTCGTGCCGCGTCGGCATCGCAGTGCTCGACGCAATGCGCGACGAGCAGCTGCAGCAGAACGCGGCGACTGTCGGCGAACGGCTCGCATCCGGCTTCCGCGAGCTTGCCGACCGCCATGACATCGTCGGCCCGGTTCACGGAGAGGGCCTGTACCTTGGCGTCGAGCTTGTGCGCGACCGCGCCACGATGGAGCCCGCGACCGCTGAGGCCGCGGCCATTTGCGAGCGCCTGAGGGAACTCGGCGTCGTCGTGCTCACGACGTCTGAACGATCAAATGTGTTGAAGGTGAAGCCGCCTTTGACCCTCAGCACGGAGAGTGCGGACTTCATGGTTGCGCAGCTCGACAGGGTGCTCACCGAGGGCTGGTAG
- the rplS gene encoding 50S ribosomal protein L19 has translation MQKLDHVDAPSLKSDIPEFRAGDTVKVHVNIIEGNRSRVQVFQGVVISRHGEGVRETFTVRKISFQVGVERKFPVHSPTIEQIEVVSRGDVRRAKLYYLRGLTGKKAKIKEKRDA, from the coding sequence ATGCAGAAGCTCGACCACGTCGATGCCCCGTCGCTCAAGAGCGACATCCCCGAGTTCCGCGCGGGTGACACCGTCAAGGTTCACGTGAACATTATCGAGGGTAACCGCTCGCGTGTTCAGGTGTTCCAGGGCGTCGTTATCTCGCGCCACGGTGAGGGCGTTCGTGAGACCTTCACTGTTCGTAAGATCAGCTTCCAGGTGGGCGTTGAGCGTAAGTTCCCCGTGCACTCGCCGACGATTGAGCAGATCGAGGTTGTTTCGCGCGGTGATGTTCGCCGTGCGAAGCTCTACTACCTCCGTGGCCTCACCGGCAAGAAGGCGAAGATCAAGGAGAAGCGCGACGCGTAA
- the rdgB gene encoding RdgB/HAM1 family non-canonical purine NTP pyrophosphatase translates to MSRTLVLASHNANKLIELRAVLEPLIPGIELVGYDGPEPVEDGLSFEANALLKARAAAAHTGLPALADDSGIAVEVLGGSPGIFSARWGGHARNDKANVTLLLEQLSDIAEEHRGAGFVCAAALVTPDGSEVCELGVWQGSLLTAPVGENGFGYDPIFMPEGERRSAAEMRPEEKNLVSHRTRAFTQLAPAIAALFADTE, encoded by the coding sequence ATGTCACGTACCCTTGTTCTCGCATCACACAACGCCAACAAGCTCATCGAGCTGCGGGCGGTCCTTGAGCCACTGATCCCAGGGATCGAGCTCGTCGGCTACGACGGACCCGAGCCAGTTGAGGACGGGCTGAGTTTCGAGGCGAACGCACTATTGAAAGCCCGTGCCGCGGCAGCGCACACGGGCTTGCCCGCGCTCGCGGACGATTCTGGCATCGCTGTCGAGGTGCTCGGCGGCAGCCCCGGAATCTTTTCCGCGCGTTGGGGCGGGCACGCCCGAAACGACAAGGCGAACGTCACCCTGCTGCTCGAGCAACTCTCCGATATCGCAGAGGAGCACCGCGGAGCCGGCTTCGTGTGTGCCGCAGCACTGGTGACCCCTGACGGGTCAGAGGTGTGCGAGCTTGGCGTCTGGCAGGGGTCGCTGCTCACCGCGCCGGTCGGTGAGAACGGCTTTGGCTACGATCCGATCTTCATGCCGGAGGGAGAGCGCCGCTCGGCAGCAGAGATGCGGCCCGAGGAGAAGAACCTCGTGTCGCATCGAACTCGAGCGTTTACGCAGCTTGCGCCTGCAATTGCTGCGCTTTTCGCTGACACCGAGTAA
- a CDS encoding ribonuclease HII, with protein sequence MPSSAASPSKDPTLEVELAAFAAGAELVIGLDEVGRGAIAGPVAVGAHAVPLGVEAFPEGLRDSKLLSEKKREAIAPLVSEWGPGAVGFATADEIDEHGITAMLGESARRALLELHTAGVSVDRALIVLDGSHDWLSPVLRAPLNVVTRVGADRACASVAAASVRAKVARDAVMRAAHEDHPHYGWASNKGYGAAAHYAGIAEHGLTGFHRKTWIK encoded by the coding sequence GTGCCGAGTAGCGCTGCCTCGCCCAGTAAGGATCCGACGCTCGAGGTCGAACTCGCCGCCTTTGCGGCGGGGGCCGAACTCGTCATCGGACTCGACGAGGTTGGCCGTGGCGCGATCGCGGGGCCTGTCGCAGTGGGGGCGCACGCCGTGCCCCTGGGTGTCGAGGCGTTTCCCGAGGGGCTCCGGGATTCGAAGCTGCTCAGCGAAAAGAAGCGCGAGGCGATTGCTCCGCTCGTGAGCGAGTGGGGGCCCGGGGCTGTCGGCTTCGCGACCGCCGACGAGATTGACGAGCACGGGATCACCGCGATGCTCGGTGAATCGGCCCGCCGTGCGCTGCTTGAATTGCATACGGCTGGGGTGTCAGTCGACCGAGCCCTCATCGTGCTTGATGGATCACATGATTGGCTGAGCCCGGTACTGCGTGCCCCGCTGAATGTCGTCACCCGGGTCGGTGCGGACCGCGCGTGTGCGAGCGTCGCCGCGGCGTCGGTACGTGCAAAAGTGGCCCGCGATGCGGTGATGCGCGCCGCACACGAGGATCACCCGCACTACGGGTGGGCTTCGAACAAGGGCTATGGCGCTGCAGCGCACTACGCAGGGATAGCTGAGCACGGGCTCACAGGCTTTCACCGCAAGACATGGATCAAGTAG
- the murI gene encoding glutamate racemase, producing the protein MSTRTISADAPIGVFDSGVGGLTVARAIRDQLPNESILYAADTAHTPYGPRPIAEVRELALGILDGLVESGVKMLVIACNTASAAVLRDAYERYDVPVVEVIGPTARSALSITRNGKIGLIGTTATIESGAYNEHFAASPEVTLSSQACPRFVELVEAGQTSGPETLRVAEQYLAPLIANNIDTLVLGCTHYPFLRGALRQVVGPGVALVSSDIETANLVFEKLTEHHLLRDPKGGPPTIRYETTGGDTSEFVRLAKRMLGIGGDSLGPIVHGTAPVVAQRPQVDDSP; encoded by the coding sequence GTGAGTACACGCACCATTTCGGCTGATGCTCCCATCGGCGTATTCGACTCGGGCGTTGGGGGCCTCACGGTCGCACGAGCGATTCGAGATCAGCTGCCGAACGAGTCGATCCTGTACGCAGCCGACACCGCGCACACCCCCTACGGGCCGCGGCCCATTGCCGAGGTTCGCGAGCTCGCGCTCGGCATCCTCGACGGTCTCGTTGAGTCGGGGGTGAAGATGCTTGTGATCGCGTGCAATACGGCCTCCGCCGCCGTGCTTCGCGACGCATACGAAAGGTACGACGTACCAGTCGTTGAGGTCATCGGGCCGACAGCGCGGAGTGCGCTCTCGATTACCCGCAACGGCAAGATTGGATTGATCGGCACGACTGCGACGATCGAGTCGGGCGCCTACAACGAGCATTTTGCGGCGAGCCCCGAGGTGACGCTCAGCTCGCAGGCGTGCCCCCGTTTCGTCGAGCTCGTGGAAGCCGGGCAGACGAGTGGCCCGGAGACCCTGCGCGTCGCCGAGCAGTACCTTGCGCCACTGATTGCGAACAATATCGATACCCTCGTGCTTGGATGCACTCACTACCCGTTCTTGCGCGGAGCGCTTCGGCAGGTGGTTGGGCCGGGAGTTGCACTCGTGTCGAGCGACATCGAGACCGCGAATCTTGTCTTCGAGAAGCTTACCGAGCACCACCTGCTGCGGGATCCGAAGGGCGGGCCGCCTACTATTCGGTACGAGACGACTGGCGGCGACACGAGCGAGTTCGTTCGGCTCGCGAAGCGGATGCTTGGCATCGGCGGTGACTCGCTTGGCCCGATCGTTCACGGCACGGCTCCTGTCGTTGCCCAGCGACCGCAGGTGGACGATTCGCCCTAA
- the lepB gene encoding signal peptidase I — MSETAERRRGGLLGFLRDLVIILIVAFLISFLLKTFLVRSFYIPSGSMEQTLQVNDRILVNQLVPNVVDVQRGDVVVFQDPGGWLYPKAMATTPSPFEQLLQAVGLAADTSHDYVVKRVIGVGGDRVTCCDANGRVEVNGVPLDEPYIVIPEGKTRASDIDFDVTVPEGSVWVLGDNRYASKDSRYNQDQPGKGFVSESEIVGRAFLLNWPLDRFSWMTRPDATFTGVDEARAE; from the coding sequence ATGAGTGAGACTGCGGAACGACGGCGGGGAGGCCTGCTCGGCTTCCTCCGAGATCTTGTCATCATTTTGATTGTCGCGTTCTTGATCTCCTTCCTGCTGAAGACCTTCCTCGTGCGAAGCTTCTACATTCCGTCGGGTTCGATGGAACAGACGCTGCAGGTGAACGACCGGATCCTTGTGAACCAGCTCGTTCCCAATGTCGTCGACGTGCAACGGGGCGATGTTGTCGTCTTCCAGGATCCGGGCGGTTGGCTGTATCCGAAGGCTATGGCGACGACGCCGAGCCCGTTCGAGCAGCTGCTGCAGGCAGTCGGGCTCGCTGCCGACACGTCCCACGACTATGTCGTGAAGCGAGTGATTGGCGTCGGCGGGGACCGCGTGACCTGCTGTGACGCGAACGGCCGCGTCGAGGTCAACGGTGTGCCTCTGGATGAACCGTACATTGTGATCCCTGAGGGAAAGACGCGCGCGTCAGACATTGATTTTGATGTGACGGTGCCTGAAGGGTCGGTGTGGGTGCTCGGCGATAACCGTTACGCGAGCAAGGACTCACGCTACAACCAGGATCAGCCAGGGAAGGGCTTCGTCTCTGAGTCGGAGATCGTTGGTCGGGCGTTTCTGTTGAACTGGCCGCTCGACAGGTTTAGCTGGATGACGCGACCGGATGCAACGTTCACCGGGGTTGACGAGGCCCGTGCCGAGTAG
- the rph gene encoding ribonuclease PH, whose translation MTEITRVDGRTPGQMRPVSIERGWSAQAEGSALISFGNTKVLCTASFTPGVPRWLMGKGTGWVTAEYSMLPRSTNERMQRESVRGKIGGRTHEISRLIGRSLRAIIDTKALGENTVVIDCDVLQADGGTRTASITGAYVALADAVEWARANGHIARNAKPLIDTVAAVSVGIVDGVPVSDLNYIEDSGAETDMNVVVTGAGDFVEVQGTAEGSPFNRAELNSLLDLALLSTSELAALQQGALAE comes from the coding sequence ATGACCGAGATTACCCGCGTTGATGGACGCACCCCGGGCCAGATGCGCCCAGTCTCGATTGAGCGCGGCTGGAGCGCGCAGGCCGAGGGATCCGCGTTGATTTCTTTCGGAAACACGAAGGTACTCTGCACCGCCTCGTTTACACCGGGCGTTCCACGTTGGCTCATGGGCAAGGGCACCGGCTGGGTCACAGCCGAGTACTCGATGCTGCCACGGTCGACAAACGAGCGCATGCAGCGCGAGTCTGTCCGTGGCAAGATCGGCGGGCGCACGCACGAGATCTCCCGTCTCATCGGGAGGAGCCTGCGCGCGATCATCGACACGAAGGCGCTCGGCGAGAACACAGTCGTCATCGACTGCGACGTGCTGCAGGCTGACGGTGGTACCCGGACCGCATCGATTACGGGCGCATACGTCGCCCTCGCCGACGCCGTTGAGTGGGCTCGCGCGAACGGGCACATCGCCCGCAACGCGAAGCCGCTCATCGACACAGTCGCGGCAGTCTCCGTCGGCATCGTCGACGGCGTACCTGTGAGCGACCTGAACTACATCGAAGACTCGGGGGCCGAGACCGACATGAACGTTGTTGTCACGGGCGCAGGGGACTTCGTCGAGGTCCAGGGCACGGCAGAGGGTTCGCCCTTTAACCGGGCCGAGCTGAATTCGCTGCTCGACCTCGCACTCCTGAGCACGTCTGAGCTCGCCGCACTGCAGCAGGGCGCGCTCGCCGAGTAG